Proteins encoded within one genomic window of Microbacterium sp. zg-B185:
- the pstC gene encoding phosphate ABC transporter permease subunit PstC: MTTTTAPAVKVKQRPGDRWFSGTALFAGSMILVMLAAVAIFLIVQSIPGLTATSDTASLLRGNFWQYVGPLAFGTIWASLLALLMAVPLSVAVALFISHYAPRRLAQGLGYIVDLLAAVPSVVFGLWGIIVLAPAVQPVFAWLNDNAGWIPFFGGTVSSTGRTIFTAAIVLAVMVVPIITAICREIFLQTPVLHEEAALALGATRWEMVKMAVFPFGRSGIVSASMLGLGRALGETMAVAMVLSVANIVTFRLFTAENPGTIPANIALTFPEAYGTNINVLIATGLILFVVTFAVNALARWIVSRRKEFSGAN, from the coding sequence ATGACCACCACCACCGCTCCGGCCGTCAAGGTCAAGCAGCGGCCCGGCGATCGCTGGTTCTCCGGAACGGCGCTGTTCGCCGGATCGATGATCCTGGTGATGCTGGCCGCCGTGGCGATCTTTCTGATCGTCCAGTCGATCCCTGGACTGACGGCCACGAGCGACACGGCATCCTTGCTCAGGGGCAATTTCTGGCAGTACGTCGGGCCGCTCGCGTTCGGCACGATCTGGGCGTCCCTGCTGGCCCTGCTGATGGCCGTGCCGCTGTCCGTGGCGGTCGCTCTGTTCATCTCGCACTACGCCCCCCGCCGACTCGCACAGGGCCTGGGCTACATCGTGGACCTGCTGGCTGCCGTCCCGTCGGTGGTGTTCGGCCTCTGGGGGATCATCGTCCTCGCGCCCGCCGTCCAGCCCGTGTTCGCCTGGCTCAACGACAACGCCGGATGGATCCCGTTCTTCGGCGGAACCGTCTCCAGTACCGGCCGCACCATCTTCACCGCCGCGATCGTGCTCGCGGTGATGGTCGTGCCGATCATCACCGCGATCTGCCGTGAGATCTTCCTGCAGACTCCGGTGCTGCACGAGGAGGCCGCGCTCGCCCTCGGCGCGACACGGTGGGAGATGGTCAAGATGGCGGTCTTCCCGTTCGGACGCAGCGGCATCGTCTCGGCATCGATGCTCGGCCTGGGCCGCGCGCTGGGCGAGACGATGGCCGTCGCCATGGTGCTCTCGGTGGCCAACATCGTCACGTTCCGGCTGTTCACCGCGGAGAACCCCGGAACGATCCCCGCCAACATCGCCCTGACCTTCCCCGAGGCCTACGGCACGAACATCAACGTCCTCATCGCCACCGGCCTGATCCTGTTCGTCGTCACGTTCGCCGTCAATGCGCTCGCACGCTGGATCGTCAGCAGGCGCAAGGAATTCTCGGGAGCCAACTGA